From one Lycium ferocissimum isolate CSIRO_LF1 unplaced genomic scaffold, AGI_CSIRO_Lferr_CH_V1 ctg32, whole genome shotgun sequence genomic stretch:
- the LOC132043984 gene encoding premnaspirodiene oxygenase-like translates to METQQLPLIFISLLLFLSFILCLVHLWKKSKTFNKKRLPPGPWSLPLVGNLHQLMNGRLPHHTLRSLSQRYGPIFHLRLGELSIVVVSSPEMAKEIMKTQDLRFANRPEFMFGEIIMYNHTDIITCAYSDYWRNMRKVCTIELLNAKMVKSFSSIRQAEMESLVSSLNSMPNDTLINLSHRIFWFTSSVTCRSAFGKIIHGQDKLIMLIKDVTSLATGFDLGDFFPSRKWVHEVSGFKSKILKVHKKADVILENIINEHRENRTNGKKGNGEFGGEDLIDVLLRVMESGELNTPITNENIKGVIFDIFMAGSETAATTILWALAEMIRNPNVMVKAQLEVREVLNGNKTYEDTNLEELKYLKLVIKETLRLHPPITLLPRQCREETKIDKYTIPIKTNIIVNAWAIGRDPTYWHNSENFIPERFENNSIDFRGNHFEFVPFGAGRRICPGLLFGLVNVGHPLAQLLYHFDWKTPYGVNPDNLDMTETDGATARRKEDLCLIATPFNFS, encoded by the exons ATGGAGACACAACAATTACCTTTGATCTTTATTTCACTCTTGTTATTCCTTTCCTTCATCTTATGTTTAGTTCATCTATGGAAGAAATCAAAAACCTTTAACAAAAAAAGACTGCCTCCAGGACCATGGAGTCTACCTTTGGTAGGGAACTTGCACCAATTAATGAACGGTCGTTTGCCACATCATACTTTGAGAAGTCTATCACAAAGATATGGACCGATCTTTCATTTACGTTTAGGAGAATTATCAATTGTTGTTGTATCTTCACCTGAGATGGCgaaagaaattatgaaaaccCAGGACCTTCGCTTTGCTAATAGACCTGAATTTATGTTTGGAGAAATTATTATGTACAATCATACAGACATTATAACTTGTGCATATAGTGATTACTGGAGAAATATGCGCAAAGTGTGCACCATCGAACTTCTAAACGCAAAGATGGTCAAATCATTTAGTTCGATTCGACAAGCAGAGATGGAAAGTCTCGTTTCATCGCTTAATTCTATGCCTAATGACACATTGATCAACTTGTCACACAGAATTTTTTGGTTTACAAGTTCTGTAACTTGTAGGTCGGCTTTTGGAAAAATAATACATGGTCAAGATAAATTGATAATGTTGATAAAGGATGTCACATCGTTAGCTACAGGATTTGACTTGGGTGATTTCTTTCCTTCCCGAAAATGGGTTCATGAGGTTAGTGGATTTAAGTCAAAAATATTGAAGGTTCACAAAAAAGCTGATGTAATTTTGGAGAATATCATTAATGAGCATAGGGAAAATCGAACAAATGGTAAGAAGGGCAATGGTGAGTTTGGAGGTGAAGATTTGATTGATGTTCTACTACGAGTCATGGAGAGTGGAGAATTGAACACTCCAATCACAAATGAGAATATCAAAGGAGTTATTTTT GACATTTTTATGGCGGGATCTGAAACAGCAGCTACAACAATTCTTTGGGCGTTGGCGGAAATGATAAGAAATCCAAATGTTATGGTTAAAGCACAACTTGAAGTTCGAGAAGTCTTAAATGGAAATAAAACATATGAGGATACAAATTTAGAAGAGTTGAAGTATCTAAAATTAGTGATTAAAGAAACATTAAGGTTACACCCTCCTATTACTCTATTACCAAGGCAATGCagagaagaaacaaaaattgaCAAATACACAATACCCATCAAAACCAACATTATAGTGAATGCATGGGCAATTGGAAGAGATCCTACATATTGGCATAATTCAGAAAATTTTATACCGGAGAGATTTGAAAATAATTCTATTGATTTCAGAGGAAATCATTTTGAATTTGTTCCATTTGGCGCAGGAAGAAGAATATGTCCAGGGTTATTATTCGGATTAGTGAATGTAGGACATCCTTTAGCTCAGTTACTTTATCACTTCGATTGGAAGACTCCTTATGGAGTCAATCCAGACAATTTAGACATGACCGAAACAGATGGAGCAACCGCCAGAAGAAAAGAAGATCTTTGTTTAATTGCTACTCCGTTTAATTTCTCTTAA
- the LOC132043982 gene encoding premnaspirodiene oxygenase-like produces the protein MIRNPSIMAKAQLEVREVLKGREIFEDTDLEELKYLELVIKETLRLHPPLPLLLPRECREETKIDKYTIPIKTRIMVNAWAIGRDSKYWHNSESFIPERFENNSIDFKGNHFEFIPFGAGRRMCPGLLFGLVNVGHPLAQLLYHFEWKTPYGVTPDNFDMTETDGATARRKDELSLIATPFGLS, from the coding sequence ATGATAAGAAATCCAAGTATCATGGCTAAAGCACAACTTGAAGTTAGAGAAGTCCTAAAGGGAAGAGAAATATTTGAAGATACTGATCTAGAAGAGTTGAAGTATCTAGAATTAGTGATTAAAGAAACATTAAGGCTGCATCCTCCACTTCCTTTGTTACTCCCAAGGGAATGCagagaagaaacaaaaattgaCAAATACACAATACCTATCAAAACAAGAATCATGGTGAATGCATGGGCAATTGGAAGAGATTCTAAATATTGGCATAATTCAGAAAGTTTTATACCTGAGAGATTTGAAAATAATTCTATTGATTTCAAAGGAAATCACTTTGAATTTATTCCATTTGGCGCAGGTAGAAGAATGTGTCCAGGGTTGTTATTCGGCTTAGTGAATGTAGGACATCCTTTAGCTCAGTTGCTTTATCACTTTGAGTGGAAGACTCCTTATGGGGTTACTCCAGATAATTTTGATATGACTGAAACAGATGGAGCAACTGCAAGAAGAAAGGATGAACTTTCTTTAATTGCTACTCCCTTTGGTCTCTCTTAA